Proteins encoded in a region of the Phocoena phocoena chromosome X, mPhoPho1.1, whole genome shotgun sequence genome:
- the LOC136142638 gene encoding diphosphoinositol polyphosphate phosphohydrolase 3-beta, with translation MKCKPNQTRTYDPEGFKKRAACLCFRSEREDEVLLVSSSRYPDRWIVPGGGMEPEEEPGGAAVREVYEEAGVKGKLGRLLGIFEQNEDRKHRTYVYVLTVTEILEDWEDSVSIGRKREWFKIEDAIKVLQCHKPVHAEYLQKLKLGGSPTSGNSMAPSLPESDP, from the coding sequence ATGAAGTGCAAGCCGAACCAGACGCGGACCTACGACCCGGAGGGGTTCAAGAAGCGGGCGGCgtgcctgtgcttccggagcgaGCGCGAGGACGAGGTGCTGTTAGTGAGTAGCAGTCGGTACCCGGACCGCTGGATCGTGCCGGGCGGGGGCATGGAGCCCGAGGAGGAGCCGGGCGGTGCTGCAGTCCGCGAGGTGTACGAAGAGGCGGGAGTCAAGGGGAAGTTGGGCCGGCTCCTGGGCATTTTCGAGCAGAACGAAGATCGCAAGCACAGAACGTACGTGTATGTACTGACTGTCACTGAGATTCTGGAGGATTGGGAAGATTCGGTTAGCATTGGGAGGAAGCGAGAGTGGTTCAAAATCGAAGATGCGATCAAGGTTCTCCAGTGCCACAAGCCCGTGCATGCCGAATATCTGCAAAAACTAAAGCTGGGCGGTTCCCCAACCAGTGGAAACTCCATGGCCCCGTCCCTGCCAGAGAGCGATCCCTAG